The following proteins are encoded in a genomic region of Glycine soja cultivar W05 chromosome 17, ASM419377v2, whole genome shotgun sequence:
- the LOC114391509 gene encoding uncharacterized protein LOC114391509 — translation MWNNSTFVVERKEKGRSFLMLEGTCCSNNQKLIFVNVYAPCDLVGKKALWDELRQLKASNPSGMWCFLGDFNSIRSSQERISLSQRRADPYDIAAFNQWIDDMELQKIKCYGNSFTWIRPNGCVKSRLDRFLVSQNWLSLWPESCQTVLQRNLSNHCPSILQTNMVDWGPKPFRVFDWWLQQKGYQKMWSKAEGNINPKKVLNIQQKLNEVEDLAAHRNLTDQEIKDRTLLQQELWNASNAFESLLRQKYRARWLKEGDYNTAYFHKYMNFRRAYNNIPGIFIYGEWSHQLDAVKNEAANFFHNRFTE, via the exons ATGTGGAATAACTCCACCTTTGTGGtagaaaggaaggaaaaaggtAGAAGCTTCTTAATGCTTGAAGGCACATGTTGTAGTAATAATCAGAAGTTGATATTTGTCAATGTTTATGCTCCTTGTGATCTGGTTGGGAAGAAAGCTTTATGGGATGAGTTGAGGCAGCTGAAGGCTTCTAATCCTAGTGGAATGTGGTGTTTCCTTGGGGACTTCAATAGCATTAGAAGTTCTCAGGAAAGAATCAGCTTATCTCAAAGAAGGGCAGATCCTTATGACATTGCAGCCTTTAATCAGTGGATTGATGATATGGAGCTTcagaaaattaaatgttatgGGAATAGCTTTACTTGGATTAGGCCTAATGGCTGTGTGAAAAGCAGGCTTGATAGATTCTTGGTCTCACAGAATTGGCTATCTCTTTGGCCTGAGAGCTGCCAAACTGTCCTTCAAAGGAACCTCTCAAATCATTGCCCGTCTATATTGCAAACTAATATGGTGGACTGGGGCCCAAAGCCCTTTAGGGTGTTTGACTGGTGGCTGCAGCAAAAGGGGTACCAAAAAATG TGGAGCAAAGCAGAGGGGAATATTAATCCTAAGAAGGTCCTTAATATTCAGCAGAAGCTAAATGAAGTGGAGGATCTAGCTGCTCATCGAAATCTGACTGATCAAGAGATTAAGGACAGAACTTTACTTCAACAGGAGTTATGGAATGCCTCTAATGCTTTTGAATCTTTATTGAGACAAAAATATAGGGCCAGATGGCTGAAGGAGGGGGACTACAACACTGCTTACTTTCACAAATACATGAATTTTAGGAGAGCTTATAATAATATTCCAGGTATATTTATATATGGGGAGTGGAGCCATCAACTTGATGCAGTGAAAAATGAAGCTGCCAACTTCTTCCATAATAGATTCACTGAGTAG